In Armatimonadota bacterium, one DNA window encodes the following:
- a CDS encoding NAD-glutamate dehydrogenase yields the protein MKFERGTCRTGSVIDRAEAMGLDPRMLYETVIELASEGLLTARCVNAAAGVLLTQLGLAEYFFRNISRDALKRVLRAVANNILVREDDEVVLRGEVAEARFDIDGGVQARIATPQSRDRMEAVLDSVMNGNRVEYYFSPESSYYTYIIHPQVPPPLRPGDRPEDLFAFQQDPAVPEDTRRRYIKFLKRCAAAAVPLVEVSSAKPTGETRIMFADDFSHSALPVIRRMMEDLGIVLRRAYWETYRGVTGRLESICSLYLDGKHSATALSKAVANLQSFLAIQTGDLDIMYVSGQLDFQEYLFATAAAAFVHSFIHKGLQTDLHIMNGLARKELRDAFAHRVFESSRSEYTRRWVLDTVRESPDLIKRLFGLFDRKFNPAHRSRPKPSTLRREIEDFRRQAAISFVDNRTGFDIMSFMANLVTHVQKTNFYKREKRSHAFRLDSAILDPLVFPGPVYGLFFVLGFYATATHMRAEDVARGGVRLIRVTPGNYDDELDNMPLLNYALGPVAQRLKHKDIAESGAKGVIVPHPEFPRDGLRCMLDFTEGVMDLTQPCEEVIDYLGKSERVFFGPDEGTAGLMDAVAYRARERGDRHWRTVTTGKSFGIPHDVYGITHDRRVFGLVSRGSAGTELQIEGVPVLTTPDTSLIYREIGDEIDASGMTTMGVMTTLRTVLDHVGLDEAETNLMMTGGPDGDLGANQIQSFKGRICLVIDGGSVLFDPDGLDRQTLMELAFARHTAPRVDTMGYPLELLGPRGFRVPRQAGAVRLPDGTLVPDGAFFHRNFLCNPEVRRYLAEANITAFVPCGGFKDTVNGENVSQFIANFRELKVIVEGANVFFDDTSREHIARETGIVQIKDSSANKGGVTCSAIAEVLSAFLLGEDYEPFLVRNAQTRSGLIRSVLELIAANAVAETRMLLSLHEKTGTPLYSLSIQTSEQLLSLQQLLYQRIEEILRRSSLVREIIARYVPAVLMEHLGPAKVMRILGKPELQAYRNAIVTKKLAAMALYRYASDWDEFLGRLDADFTGELGRLLQE from the coding sequence ATGAAGTTCGAACGTGGGACGTGCAGAACAGGATCTGTCATCGACCGGGCAGAGGCGATGGGGCTCGACCCGCGGATGCTCTATGAGACCGTGATTGAGCTTGCCAGCGAGGGCCTGCTCACCGCTCGCTGCGTCAATGCTGCCGCCGGGGTGCTGCTCACCCAGCTCGGCCTCGCAGAGTACTTCTTCCGCAATATCTCAAGGGATGCTCTGAAGCGGGTCTTGCGCGCTGTTGCGAACAACATCCTCGTGCGCGAGGATGACGAAGTGGTCTTGCGAGGCGAGGTAGCTGAGGCGCGGTTCGACATCGACGGGGGCGTTCAGGCGCGTATCGCAACTCCCCAGAGTCGCGACCGCATGGAGGCGGTGCTCGACTCGGTGATGAACGGCAATCGGGTTGAGTACTACTTCAGCCCCGAGAGCTCCTACTACACCTATATCATCCACCCGCAGGTGCCTCCACCGCTGCGACCGGGGGATAGGCCGGAAGACCTCTTCGCCTTCCAGCAGGACCCCGCGGTGCCGGAAGACACCCGGCGGCGCTACATCAAATTCCTGAAACGCTGCGCGGCAGCAGCGGTGCCACTGGTGGAAGTCTCCTCAGCCAAACCCACCGGTGAGACCCGCATCATGTTCGCCGATGACTTCAGCCACTCAGCCCTGCCGGTGATCCGCCGGATGATGGAAGACCTGGGGATCGTCCTGCGTCGCGCGTACTGGGAGACATATCGCGGCGTCACCGGGCGGCTGGAATCCATCTGTTCGCTCTACCTTGACGGGAAGCATTCAGCCACCGCACTGTCCAAGGCGGTGGCCAATCTCCAGTCCTTCCTCGCCATCCAGACCGGTGACCTCGACATCATGTACGTGTCCGGGCAGCTTGACTTCCAGGAGTATCTTTTCGCCACCGCTGCGGCAGCTTTCGTGCACAGCTTCATCCACAAGGGACTGCAGACCGACCTGCACATCATGAATGGGCTGGCGCGGAAGGAACTTCGCGACGCCTTTGCCCACCGCGTGTTTGAATCCAGCCGTTCCGAGTACACGCGCAGGTGGGTACTGGACACGGTGCGCGAGAGTCCTGACCTGATAAAGCGCCTTTTCGGCTTGTTCGACCGCAAGTTCAACCCGGCCCACAGGAGTCGCCCGAAGCCCTCGACCCTCCGGCGGGAGATCGAGGATTTTCGCCGGCAGGCGGCAATCTCTTTCGTCGACAATCGGACCGGGTTCGACATCATGAGTTTCATGGCGAATCTGGTGACCCACGTCCAGAAGACCAATTTCTACAAGCGGGAGAAACGTTCCCACGCCTTCCGTCTGGACTCCGCGATCCTCGACCCCCTGGTCTTTCCCGGACCCGTGTACGGTCTCTTCTTCGTCCTGGGCTTCTACGCGACGGCCACACACATGCGGGCCGAAGACGTGGCCCGCGGCGGCGTGCGTCTGATCCGGGTTACCCCCGGCAACTATGACGACGAGCTGGACAACATGCCACTGCTCAACTACGCGCTCGGGCCGGTCGCGCAGCGTCTCAAACACAAAGACATCGCCGAGAGTGGGGCCAAGGGCGTCATTGTGCCTCATCCTGAGTTCCCGCGCGATGGCCTCCGGTGTATGCTTGACTTCACCGAAGGCGTTATGGATCTCACCCAGCCCTGCGAGGAGGTCATCGACTACCTCGGCAAATCCGAACGGGTCTTCTTCGGCCCGGATGAGGGGACCGCGGGGCTTATGGACGCCGTCGCCTATCGCGCCCGTGAACGAGGCGATCGGCACTGGCGCACAGTCACCACCGGCAAGAGCTTCGGCATCCCCCACGATGTCTATGGCATCACCCACGACCGCCGCGTCTTCGGCCTGGTGTCCCGTGGCAGTGCAGGGACCGAACTGCAGATCGAGGGCGTGCCGGTGCTGACCACCCCGGACACGTCGCTCATCTACCGGGAGATTGGGGATGAGATCGACGCCAGCGGCATGACCACAATGGGCGTCATGACTACCCTCCGCACTGTCCTCGATCATGTCGGTCTCGACGAGGCCGAGACCAATCTGATGATGACCGGCGGCCCTGACGGTGACCTGGGCGCCAACCAGATACAGTCCTTCAAAGGGCGCATCTGCCTGGTCATCGACGGCGGTTCCGTTCTCTTCGACCCTGACGGCCTGGACCGTCAAACGCTCATGGAACTCGCCTTCGCCCGGCACACGGCACCGAGAGTCGATACCATGGGTTACCCTCTGGAACTCCTGGGGCCTCGCGGGTTCAGGGTCCCTCGGCAAGCCGGGGCCGTGCGACTCCCCGACGGGACACTCGTGCCCGACGGCGCCTTCTTCCACCGCAACTTCTTGTGCAACCCCGAGGTGCGTCGCTACCTCGCGGAGGCAAACATCACTGCTTTTGTTCCGTGTGGGGGGTTCAAAGACACTGTGAATGGCGAGAACGTGAGCCAGTTCATCGCCAATTTCCGAGAACTCAAGGTCATTGTCGAGGGGGCCAACGTCTTCTTTGACGATACTTCACGCGAGCACATCGCCCGCGAGACCGGGATCGTGCAGATCAAGGACTCATCGGCCAACAAGGGCGGGGTGACCTGTAGCGCCATCGCTGAGGTTCTGAGCGCGTTCCTGCTGGGGGAAGACTACGAGCCCTTCCTGGTCCGCAATGCCCAGACGCGCTCGGGGCTGATCCGGTCGGTGCTGGAACTCATTGCGGCAAATGCTGTGGCCGAGACTCGCATGCTGCTTTCCTTGCACGAGAAGACCGGGACGCCGCTCTACTCGCTGTCAATTCAGACCAGCGAACAGCTTCTGTCCCTGCAGCAGTTGCTCTACCAGCGCATTGAGGAGATCCTGCGCCGTTCGTCACTGGTACGAGAGATCATCGCACGGTATGTTCCCGCAGTACTCATGGAGCACCTAGGACCGGCGAAGGTGATGCGGATTCTCGGCAAGCCCGAACTGCAGGCATACAGAAACGCCATCGTGACCAAGAAGCTGGCCGCGATGGCGTTGTACAGGTATGCGTCGGATTGGGACGAGTTCCTGGGGCGCCTGGATGCAGATTTCACGGGCGAGCTGGGCCGCCTGCTCCAGGAATGA
- a CDS encoding GntR family transcriptional regulator, protein MQRPGQPIPRTSLAQQVAEALFQRLVNGDLQPGDHLGEIELAEELQVSRTPVREAILHLAALGLLQRDTHRGSRVAQPSVPELVQVYEVRESLEGLAARLFAERAGPIQRQELFQTRRELELARSRKDALGVRVLDFNLHRQIIRGCDNRYLGSAGYAESLMLLAYLVRDRSLSILPGLAPQPHDPHVALMAAIEAHDGDEAEAAMRAHIRGTRMMLSAVIDDQ, encoded by the coding sequence ATGCAAAGACCCGGTCAACCTATTCCACGCACATCCCTTGCACAACAGGTCGCGGAAGCTCTCTTCCAGCGTCTGGTGAACGGAGACCTGCAGCCCGGGGACCACCTGGGCGAGATCGAACTCGCAGAGGAGCTGCAGGTTAGTCGGACACCTGTCCGGGAAGCAATTCTCCACCTCGCAGCACTCGGCCTCCTGCAGAGGGACACTCATCGGGGCTCCCGGGTGGCGCAACCCTCCGTCCCGGAGCTTGTACAGGTGTACGAGGTGCGCGAGAGTCTCGAGGGGCTCGCAGCACGGCTTTTCGCGGAACGCGCCGGGCCCATACAGCGCCAGGAGCTGTTCCAGACCCGCCGCGAACTAGAGCTTGCGCGTTCCAGGAAAGACGCCCTGGGAGTTCGAGTGCTGGACTTCAATCTGCATCGCCAGATCATTCGCGGTTGCGACAACAGGTACCTTGGCAGCGCGGGCTATGCGGAATCCCTCATGCTTCTGGCATATCTCGTGCGCGATAGAAGTCTAAGCATCTTGCCGGGTCTCGCGCCGCAACCCCATGATCCCCACGTTGCCTTGATGGCCGCCATAGAAGCCCACGACGGCGACGAGGCGGAAGCCGCAATGCGCGCCCACATCCGCGGCACCCGCATGATGCTCAGTGCAGTCATCGATGACCAATAG